A window from Sphingobacterium hotanense encodes these proteins:
- a CDS encoding AAA family ATPase, producing the protein MDNFFILTGGPGVGKTTLLRALEKEGFTVVEEVARHIIQEEVQKRGDALPWANKTKYAERMLLGSIDSFEKEQIACPHNICFFDRGIPDTLAYARMEKLDLAHELLERSSNYRYNPIVFILPPWEEIYELDQERKQSWDEALKTYHEIQDTYIAAHYHLVEIPKTDVDSRRDFVMKTIVAAMKMKNNG; encoded by the coding sequence ATGGATAATTTTTTCATTCTTACAGGCGGACCAGGGGTCGGAAAAACAACTTTACTACGCGCATTAGAAAAAGAAGGTTTCACAGTAGTCGAAGAAGTCGCGCGCCATATTATACAAGAGGAGGTGCAAAAGCGTGGCGACGCCTTGCCATGGGCCAATAAGACCAAGTATGCCGAACGCATGTTATTGGGTTCTATCGATAGTTTTGAAAAGGAACAAATTGCATGTCCTCATAACATATGTTTTTTTGATCGCGGTATTCCTGATACGCTGGCGTACGCCAGAATGGAAAAGCTAGATTTAGCTCATGAACTTCTAGAGCGGAGCAGCAATTATAGATACAATCCTATTGTATTTATACTTCCGCCTTGGGAGGAGATATACGAACTTGATCAAGAACGAAAACAAAGTTGGGACGAAGCTCTCAAAACATATCATGAAATCCAAGACACGTACATTGCAGCACACTACCATTTAGTCGAGATCCCGAAGACTGATGTCGATTCACGACGAGACTTCGTTATGAAAACTATCGTTGCAGCAATGAAGATGAAGAATAACGGATAG